In one window of Rhodoglobus vestalii DNA:
- the cmk gene encoding (d)CMP kinase, with translation MNKNPSFVVVAVDGPAGSGKSSVSKATARELGFDYLDTGAAYRGLALHCLDRGVDTLGPFDVIETLPRFEYTIGIDPDNYFVKVGSEIVTHDIREPRVTGVVSNIARIPEVREYMVELFRGIIAGSDKPGIVVEGRDITTVVTPDAQARILLTATEEARMERRAAELSGESSATTAQQLSYRDAQDSKVVDFMNAADGVITIDSTNLDFDQTVTAVASFVRSSM, from the coding sequence GTGAACAAGAACCCGTCGTTTGTTGTTGTGGCTGTCGATGGCCCGGCGGGCAGCGGAAAGTCGAGTGTGTCGAAAGCGACCGCTCGTGAGCTCGGCTTCGACTACCTGGACACGGGTGCCGCCTACCGCGGGCTGGCCCTGCACTGCCTCGACCGTGGTGTTGACACTCTCGGGCCCTTCGATGTGATCGAGACCCTCCCGCGCTTCGAGTACACGATCGGGATTGATCCGGATAACTACTTTGTGAAGGTTGGTTCGGAGATCGTGACCCACGACATCCGCGAACCTCGCGTCACGGGTGTGGTGTCGAATATTGCGCGCATTCCGGAGGTGCGCGAATACATGGTTGAGCTGTTCCGTGGCATCATCGCGGGCAGCGACAAACCGGGCATTGTGGTGGAGGGGCGAGACATTACGACGGTCGTGACCCCCGACGCTCAGGCGCGAATTCTGCTTACCGCCACTGAGGAAGCTAGAATGGAACGTCGTGCCGCCGAACTCTCCGGAGAATCGAGTGCGACGACGGCGCAACAACTCAGCTATCGAGATGCGCAGGACTCCAAAGTCGTGGACTTCATGAACGCCGCAGATGGAGTCATCACCATCGATTCCACCAATCTTGACTTCGATCAGACCGTGACGGCCGTCGCGAGTTTCGTTCGCTCCAGCATGTAA
- a CDS encoding MDR family MFS transporter translates to MTSTAPITGSIPLLTDCTSTNDAAVDNSGRNRLVISLMLAATFVLFLNETSLVVAIPRIMADLSIEPSTAQWLSTSFMLTMAVVIPITGFLIQRFSTRSIYIAAMSFFTLGTLLGAIAPTFLVLILGRVVQASGTAMMLPLLMTTVMTLVPPATRGKTMGNVSIVMAMAPAVGPTVAGLVLAVLDWRWVFIVMIPIAVTALILGITKVTNVTDPRKVSIDVLSVILSAIGFSGLIYGLSSLGESASGTVLLPPAIPIVIGAISLALFIVRQLKLQKTDRALLDLRTFAAPGFAISIALIMVMMAALFGTIILLPLFIQDVLGLEPVQSGLIMLPGALIMGLLGPVVGRLYDRVGPRPLMVPGAILVSAALWSFTMLSETSSPLMVVAIHVPMSIGLAFMFTPLFTSALGSLKPHLYSHGSATIGTVQHLAGAAGTALFIALLTVQSVSLAQSGASETVALAGGVRVAFMAGAIISLFAIIATLFAKRPASDLEPADAPVGH, encoded by the coding sequence ATGACCAGTACGGCCCCCATTACCGGCAGCATTCCGCTCCTCACCGACTGTACGAGCACCAACGACGCTGCCGTCGACAACAGCGGTCGCAACCGACTCGTCATTTCACTGATGCTGGCCGCCACCTTCGTCTTATTCCTCAACGAGACCTCGCTGGTGGTTGCCATCCCCCGCATCATGGCCGACCTCAGCATTGAGCCGAGCACCGCCCAGTGGTTGTCAACCTCCTTCATGCTCACCATGGCGGTGGTGATTCCGATCACCGGATTCCTCATCCAACGGTTCTCAACCCGCAGCATCTACATCGCCGCAATGTCGTTCTTCACCCTCGGTACCCTGCTCGGCGCCATCGCCCCCACCTTCCTGGTGCTCATTCTAGGACGCGTGGTGCAGGCCTCCGGCACCGCCATGATGCTTCCCCTGCTCATGACAACCGTCATGACCCTCGTACCCCCGGCAACCCGCGGTAAAACCATGGGAAACGTGTCCATCGTCATGGCCATGGCACCCGCCGTGGGCCCCACCGTCGCCGGGCTCGTCTTAGCCGTCCTCGACTGGCGCTGGGTATTCATCGTGATGATCCCCATCGCCGTCACCGCCCTCATACTCGGCATCACAAAGGTCACCAACGTCACCGACCCCCGCAAAGTTTCGATCGACGTGCTCTCAGTCATCCTGTCTGCGATCGGATTCTCCGGGCTCATCTACGGCCTCTCCAGCCTCGGAGAATCCGCCAGCGGCACCGTGCTGCTCCCGCCAGCAATCCCCATCGTCATCGGAGCCATCAGCCTCGCGCTGTTCATCGTGCGACAACTTAAGCTGCAGAAAACTGATCGTGCGCTGCTCGACCTTCGCACCTTCGCCGCTCCCGGCTTCGCAATCTCCATCGCCCTCATCATGGTGATGATGGCCGCCCTGTTCGGCACCATCATCCTGCTCCCCCTCTTCATTCAAGACGTGCTGGGTCTCGAACCCGTGCAGAGCGGACTGATCATGCTGCCCGGTGCCCTCATCATGGGTCTGCTCGGGCCCGTCGTCGGGCGCCTCTATGACCGGGTCGGCCCGCGCCCACTCATGGTCCCAGGCGCAATTCTCGTGAGCGCGGCTCTCTGGAGTTTCACCATGCTCTCCGAAACCAGCTCGCCCCTCATGGTCGTCGCGATTCACGTGCCCATGAGCATCGGACTCGCGTTCATGTTCACCCCGCTCTTCACCTCAGCGCTCGGCTCGCTCAAACCCCACCTGTACTCCCACGGCAGCGCCACCATCGGCACCGTGCAACACCTCGCCGGTGCCGCCGGAACCGCACTGTTCATCGCGCTACTCACCGTGCAGTCCGTGTCTCTGGCACAGTCCGGTGCCAGCGAGACAGTCGCCCTGGCCGGCGGCGTGCGGGTCGCATTCATGGCGGGCGCCATCATCTCGCTCTTCGCCATCATCGCGACCCTCTTCGCGAAGCGCCCGGCCTCTGACCTGGAACCCGCCGACGCACCCGTGGGCCACTAA
- a CDS encoding pseudouridine synthase, which yields MNNANGESPSNPEGERLQKVMAAAGVASRRVCEDLIYQGRVAVNGEVVDAAGRRVLPTDRVTVDGTAIQLDTTKQYVMLNKPVGVVSSMADESGRPDLREFTRDYDERLFNVGRLDANTSGLLILTNDGELAHVLAHPSFGVMKTYIAKVEGIVSAQTIGKLTKGIELDDGPIAADKARALGRASGNETMVEITLHSGRNRIVRRMLDAVGHPVIDLVRRQFGPLNLGSLPVGRTRDLTKAELGEVLTIARNADVQS from the coding sequence ATGAACAACGCTAATGGCGAGAGCCCCAGTAATCCTGAAGGTGAGCGCCTGCAGAAGGTGATGGCGGCCGCCGGTGTCGCCTCCCGGCGGGTGTGTGAAGACCTGATTTATCAGGGACGAGTTGCGGTCAACGGCGAGGTCGTTGATGCGGCGGGCCGGCGAGTGCTTCCCACCGATCGGGTGACCGTCGATGGCACCGCAATTCAGCTCGACACCACTAAGCAGTATGTGATGCTCAATAAGCCGGTCGGTGTGGTCAGCTCGATGGCCGACGAGAGTGGTCGCCCCGATCTTCGCGAGTTCACCCGTGACTATGACGAGCGCCTCTTTAACGTAGGTCGCCTCGACGCCAATACCTCTGGCCTGCTGATTCTGACCAATGATGGTGAGCTGGCTCACGTGCTCGCGCATCCCTCCTTCGGCGTGATGAAGACCTACATCGCCAAGGTCGAGGGCATTGTGAGCGCTCAGACTATTGGCAAGCTCACGAAGGGCATTGAGCTCGACGACGGGCCGATTGCTGCGGACAAAGCGCGCGCGTTGGGCCGAGCATCCGGCAACGAAACAATGGTGGAGATCACTCTGCATTCGGGCCGCAATCGCATTGTGCGCCGGATGCTGGATGCCGTGGGTCACCCGGTGATCGATTTGGTGCGTCGCCAGTTTGGTCCCCTCAATCTCGGCAGCCTGCCCGTGGGTCGAACTCGTGATCTCACGAAGGCGGAGCTCGGTGAAGTGCTGACGATCGCCCGCAACGCGGACGTGCAGTCGTGA
- a CDS encoding bifunctional hydroxymethylpyrimidine kinase/phosphomethylpyrimidine kinase, which translates to MSAEDLVSGGALGAGAGAGAGAAGASGVAGMAGMAGASRVPRVPRVPRVPRVLSIAGSDPSGGAGIQADLKSIAANGGYGMAAITALTVQNTQGVRGVHVPPAEFLREQLDALSDDVTIDAVKIGMLATTEVVGVVRSWLEELQPPLIVLDPVMVATSGDRLLDAEAELALRELVRLCDLVTPNIPELAIIAAEPAAETWPELVAQAARVSASYGVRVLAKGGHLSGAEAPDALVDARLGNVPVVTEFDGIRIDTSNTHGTGCSLSSALATLIAGTGDWAAAVGESKRWLSESIRAGAALQVGSGHGPINHFAGLWQRGGVVTAPTPAEVREHWWAEVAGIRAQIDGGDFVRALGDGSLDRADFVWYLAQDALYLRDYARALAEAARLAPTAAEQAFWASSAEGCIVTELQLHESWSADGELFGAAPSATTTAYLNHLLATAARGDYAVLVAALLPCFWVYHDVGSRLHPLAHTEHPYSDWLTTYADKEFADATEQAITIVAALAADATPQVREAMLSAFVASTEHERDFFAAAFGVALT; encoded by the coding sequence GTGAGCGCGGAAGATCTCGTGAGCGGGGGAGCTTTAGGTGCGGGTGCGGGTGCGGGTGCGGGTGCTGCTGGCGCGAGCGGCGTGGCTGGCATGGCGGGCATGGCGGGCGCATCTCGCGTGCCACGCGTGCCACGCGTGCCACGCGTGCCACGCGTTCTGAGCATCGCCGGCAGTGATCCTTCGGGTGGTGCGGGTATCCAGGCCGACCTCAAGTCGATCGCCGCCAACGGTGGCTACGGAATGGCCGCCATCACCGCGTTGACCGTTCAGAACACGCAGGGGGTGCGCGGCGTGCATGTGCCGCCGGCCGAGTTCTTGCGGGAGCAGCTCGATGCACTTAGCGACGATGTGACGATTGATGCGGTGAAGATCGGGATGCTCGCCACCACCGAGGTGGTTGGTGTCGTGCGTTCGTGGTTGGAGGAGTTGCAGCCGCCGCTGATAGTGCTTGACCCGGTGATGGTCGCAACGAGTGGCGACCGTCTGCTGGATGCGGAGGCTGAGCTGGCACTGCGGGAGCTGGTGCGGTTGTGTGACCTGGTGACTCCGAATATTCCGGAGCTGGCGATCATCGCCGCGGAACCTGCCGCCGAGACCTGGCCTGAGTTGGTGGCGCAGGCGGCGCGGGTGTCTGCCTCCTACGGGGTGCGGGTGCTGGCTAAGGGCGGACACCTGAGTGGGGCTGAGGCTCCGGATGCGCTGGTGGATGCCCGTCTCGGGAACGTACCGGTTGTTACGGAGTTTGACGGCATCCGCATAGACACCAGCAACACGCATGGAACAGGCTGTTCGCTCTCGAGCGCCCTGGCCACCCTCATTGCGGGGACTGGCGATTGGGCGGCTGCGGTGGGGGAGTCGAAGCGGTGGTTGAGCGAGAGCATCCGTGCCGGTGCGGCACTGCAGGTGGGGAGTGGGCATGGACCCATCAATCATTTTGCGGGGTTGTGGCAGCGCGGGGGTGTGGTGACGGCGCCGACGCCGGCTGAGGTGCGGGAGCACTGGTGGGCTGAGGTGGCGGGCATCCGGGCGCAGATTGATGGGGGCGACTTTGTGCGTGCCCTCGGTGATGGTTCTCTCGACCGTGCTGATTTCGTGTGGTATTTGGCTCAGGATGCGCTCTATTTGCGGGATTATGCGCGGGCGCTCGCCGAAGCTGCTCGCCTGGCTCCCACAGCGGCGGAGCAAGCGTTTTGGGCGTCGAGTGCTGAGGGCTGCATTGTGACGGAGTTGCAGTTGCACGAGTCGTGGTCGGCCGACGGTGAACTTTTTGGGGCTGCGCCCAGTGCGACAACGACGGCGTACCTCAATCACTTGCTCGCAACAGCAGCACGTGGTGACTATGCGGTGCTCGTGGCCGCCCTTCTGCCGTGTTTCTGGGTGTACCACGACGTGGGTTCGCGCCTGCACCCGTTGGCGCACACCGAGCATCCCTACTCTGACTGGTTGACGACCTATGCCGATAAGGAATTCGCGGATGCCACGGAGCAGGCCATCACGATTGTGGCGGCGCTCGCGGCAGACGCTACTCCGCAGGTTCGGGAGGCGATGCTGTCGGCGTTCGTGGCTTCCACGGAGCACGAACGCGACTTCTTCGCTGCGGCGTTCGGTGTTGCGCTGACGTGA
- a CDS encoding tyrosine-type recombinase/integrase produces MTRALRALRNSKIVGDFSKVAALIRGMTEKLRPTDISDYQMAVAHLRELDPGMPDLDWGIVSKFRPRLETPAQWEAIRSFVISIVLMTQPRDFNPVRTAMTVLTRYVAWVWATTGAELRFEKIFTQRLLDAFVEIGLADRSPAYRFDVHRRIAVLIEKQTDARLKRIPEPAPSKKMVPYTSAELARFQSWALGQNSDRRRHNAYSILALCGGAGLSAAELIDTRIEHLATDGVHITVSVQGSRPRVVPISTTWHPALARAVDGRSTGYLFHGNRGEEYSPRLVQSYLSEQKWDLRVSASRLRLTWIIQQFDNDLPLAVIKEVCGFINLASVDRYLHLIAPRPAGDYFEQIAGSAVTR; encoded by the coding sequence ATGACTCGCGCTTTAAGGGCTCTGAGAAACTCAAAAATAGTTGGTGACTTCTCGAAAGTTGCCGCACTCATCCGTGGCATGACCGAAAAACTCCGACCCACCGACATTTCCGACTACCAGATGGCCGTCGCCCACCTCCGCGAACTCGACCCCGGAATGCCCGACCTTGATTGGGGCATCGTCTCCAAATTCCGTCCCAGACTTGAGACTCCCGCCCAATGGGAGGCGATTCGCTCGTTCGTCATCTCCATCGTGCTTATGACGCAACCGCGCGACTTCAACCCGGTACGCACAGCGATGACCGTTCTCACCCGCTACGTCGCATGGGTCTGGGCGACCACAGGAGCTGAACTTCGCTTCGAAAAAATCTTCACGCAACGGCTGCTGGACGCATTCGTGGAAATCGGGCTGGCCGACCGCAGTCCCGCTTACCGTTTTGATGTGCACCGGCGGATTGCTGTTCTCATCGAAAAGCAAACTGACGCACGACTAAAGCGAATTCCAGAGCCAGCTCCGAGCAAGAAGATGGTGCCGTACACCTCCGCAGAGTTAGCGCGCTTCCAATCGTGGGCACTTGGTCAGAACTCCGACCGTCGACGCCACAACGCCTATTCGATTCTTGCCCTGTGCGGCGGGGCTGGCCTGTCCGCCGCCGAGCTCATTGACACTCGAATCGAGCACTTGGCGACCGACGGTGTCCACATAACAGTGTCGGTTCAAGGCTCGCGTCCTCGCGTTGTTCCTATCTCCACAACATGGCATCCGGCTCTCGCTAGAGCTGTAGACGGTCGTTCCACTGGGTACCTATTTCACGGCAACCGAGGGGAAGAGTACTCTCCACGCTTGGTGCAGTCGTATCTGAGTGAGCAGAAGTGGGACTTACGTGTCTCGGCTTCTCGCCTCCGCCTCACTTGGATAATTCAGCAATTCGATAACGACCTCCCACTCGCCGTCATCAAAGAGGTCTGCGGGTTCATAAACCTCGCGTCCGTCGACCGCTACCTGCACCTCATCGCGCCTCGTCCTGCCGGCGACTACTTCGAGCAAATTGCCGGTTCGGCGGTGACTCGATGA
- the scpB gene encoding SMC-Scp complex subunit ScpB, with amino-acid sequence METNTAETNTATTGAALADTALDEFDAGPVVDLARGLEAIFMVADEPQSLVSLAVALNAPVAEIRQTITALCADFDGEGDGPRRGFELREVGGGWRIYVRADYDAAVRDFVYTQNPSRLSQAALETLAVIAYKQPISRGSVAAVRAVNVDSVVRTLLGRGLITEAFTDNETGAIHYETTELMLVQLGINSIAELPPISPLLSDGSDGFDEQR; translated from the coding sequence ATGGAAACTAACACCGCGGAAACTAACACTGCAACAACCGGGGCCGCACTGGCAGACACCGCACTCGACGAGTTCGACGCCGGCCCGGTGGTGGACCTCGCTCGCGGGCTGGAGGCGATCTTCATGGTCGCTGACGAGCCGCAGAGCCTGGTGAGCTTGGCGGTCGCACTGAACGCTCCCGTTGCCGAGATTCGTCAGACGATCACCGCGCTCTGCGCTGATTTCGATGGTGAGGGCGATGGTCCGCGTCGTGGCTTTGAGCTGCGCGAGGTCGGCGGCGGTTGGCGCATCTACGTTCGTGCCGACTATGACGCGGCCGTTCGCGACTTTGTGTATACCCAGAACCCTTCGCGCTTGAGCCAGGCCGCTCTCGAAACGCTCGCCGTGATTGCCTATAAGCAACCGATTAGCCGGGGATCGGTTGCCGCGGTGCGCGCGGTCAATGTGGATTCGGTGGTGCGCACGCTGCTGGGCCGGGGACTGATTACGGAGGCGTTTACCGATAACGAGACGGGCGCCATCCATTACGAAACGACGGAGCTGATGCTCGTGCAGTTGGGGATTAACTCCATTGCCGAGTTGCCTCCGATCTCGCCCCTGTTATCTGATGGTTCGGATGGTTTTGATGAACAACGCTAA
- the thiE gene encoding thiamine phosphate synthase — MSGFREGFDLSSYLVTDSAQARAAGHDLVDLVSAAVDGGVTIVQLREKDMPAREFLDVVLRVSSAVGTKVPVLVNDRVDVYLAARERGASVAGVHVGQSDLPSAAVRALIGKEAILGLSASTPERLADAGLAAAGVDYVGIGALHPTATKKDAPDALGHERLAELVALSTLPTVAIGGIGVDDLPLLRAAGADGAAVVSAICGAADPRAAARALAVAWAGERVGEKL, encoded by the coding sequence ATGAGTGGGTTTCGTGAGGGTTTCGATCTCTCTAGCTATCTGGTGACCGATTCGGCGCAGGCGCGTGCGGCCGGTCACGACCTGGTCGATCTTGTCTCGGCGGCGGTGGACGGGGGAGTGACGATCGTGCAGCTGCGGGAGAAGGATATGCCCGCGCGCGAGTTCTTGGATGTCGTGCTGAGGGTGTCGTCGGCGGTGGGGACGAAGGTTCCGGTGCTCGTCAATGATCGAGTTGATGTGTATCTGGCGGCCCGCGAGAGGGGTGCAAGCGTTGCGGGAGTGCACGTCGGTCAGAGTGATCTGCCGAGCGCGGCGGTGCGGGCGCTGATTGGCAAGGAGGCAATTCTGGGGCTCAGCGCGTCGACTCCCGAACGGTTGGCGGATGCGGGGCTCGCTGCGGCCGGCGTCGACTACGTCGGTATTGGTGCGCTGCACCCCACCGCAACGAAAAAGGACGCGCCGGATGCTCTGGGGCATGAGCGCCTGGCGGAGCTCGTGGCGCTGAGTACCCTGCCGACGGTCGCGATTGGTGGCATTGGCGTGGATGATCTGCCCCTGCTGCGGGCAGCGGGCGCGGATGGTGCGGCGGTTGTTTCCGCGATTTGTGGTGCGGCGGATCCGCGGGCTGCCGCTCGGGCGCTCGCGGTGGCGTGGGCTGGCGAGCGTGTGGGGGAGAAGTTGTGA
- a CDS encoding prephenate dehydrogenase, with protein sequence MNLGRITGQVRIVGAGLLGASIGLGLRAKGVDVIVHDASRSTVNLAIDYGAGRAPLDDDTPTLVIVAVPPDVTAEVVARELAAWPRATVADVASVKVGVLDELIAAGVDLDRYVGSHPLAGRERGGASAARADLFIGRPWVVGRGEPFRRRAVEDVVIELGAIPVAMSAAEHDNAVALISHVPQVVASLLAHRLAGASDAAVALAGQGLRDTTRIASSAPELWVQILGANSGPVAQILRELQAELGVAIDALETPDAPGARRAIAELLAGGNTGVARIPGKHGTSRHFSQLVVMVDDKPGELARLLTEIGEAQVNMEDLRLEHSPGAQFGLAEISVLPEKEALLISELEARGWKIAETFA encoded by the coding sequence GTGAACCTGGGGCGGATAACCGGGCAGGTGCGCATTGTTGGTGCCGGGCTGCTCGGCGCCAGCATCGGTCTGGGGCTGCGCGCCAAGGGCGTGGATGTGATTGTGCATGATGCCTCGCGCAGCACCGTGAATCTTGCGATTGACTATGGGGCAGGACGCGCGCCGCTCGACGATGACACCCCGACGCTGGTAATTGTGGCGGTGCCGCCCGATGTGACGGCAGAGGTTGTTGCGCGTGAGCTTGCCGCGTGGCCGCGAGCGACGGTGGCGGATGTCGCGAGCGTCAAAGTGGGAGTGCTCGACGAGCTGATTGCTGCCGGTGTCGATCTCGATCGCTATGTGGGCTCTCATCCGCTCGCGGGACGCGAACGCGGTGGCGCTAGTGCCGCTCGCGCCGACCTGTTCATTGGCCGTCCGTGGGTTGTGGGCCGCGGAGAACCCTTCCGGCGCCGTGCCGTTGAGGATGTGGTGATCGAGCTGGGGGCGATTCCCGTAGCGATGTCGGCGGCTGAGCACGACAACGCGGTGGCCCTGATTTCGCACGTTCCCCAGGTGGTGGCGAGTTTGCTCGCGCACCGGTTGGCTGGGGCATCCGACGCCGCTGTTGCCCTTGCCGGTCAGGGACTGCGCGACACCACCCGCATTGCCTCGAGCGCCCCAGAACTGTGGGTGCAGATTTTGGGCGCAAACTCGGGGCCGGTCGCCCAAATTTTGCGTGAGCTTCAGGCTGAGCTTGGAGTTGCTATTGATGCGCTCGAGACGCCGGATGCTCCGGGTGCACGCCGCGCGATCGCGGAGCTGCTGGCCGGAGGCAACACGGGCGTCGCGCGCATCCCTGGTAAGCACGGCACGAGTAGGCACTTCAGCCAGCTCGTTGTGATGGTGGATGACAAGCCGGGGGAGTTGGCTCGACTGCTCACTGAGATCGGCGAAGCCCAGGTGAACATGGAAGACTTGAGGCTTGAGCACTCACCGGGTGCCCAATTCGGCTTGGCCGAAATCTCGGTGTTGCCCGAAAAAGAAGCCCTACTTATTAGCGAGCTTGAGGCTCGTGGTTGGAAGATTGCGGAGACTTTCGCGTGA
- the der gene encoding ribosome biogenesis GTPase Der, producing the protein MADHSPAEDDFPELNPALVERLSGMNDDEAAQRTSALRAGLSDYDLDDEDLEVLDAASEDPDAIYYLPALPVLAIVGRPNVGKSALVNRIIGRREAVVEDTPGVTRDRVNYKAEWTNRHFTIVDTGGWEPDAKGIDASVAAQAEIAIDLADAVLFVVDATVGPTSTDEHVVRMLRATKKPVILVANKVDDIHQESDAAALWSLGLGQPWPASAVHGRGVADLLDHVLTVLPEISTVAKEEVGGPRRVAILGRPNVGKSSLLNKTAGEERVVVNELAGTTRDPVDEQIELGGKFWRFVDTAGIRRRVALAQGADFYATLRTSAALEKAEVAVVIFDVSQALSVQDLKIVDLVLESGRALVLAFNKWDLLDDERRDLLEREIDKDLSHVAWAPRVNISAKTGRHMEKLVPALELALESWDTRVPTGKFNALLAELTQEHPHPLRGGKQPRILFGTQASSRPPTFVLFTTGFLDPQYRRFITRRLREIFGFEGTPIQVNMRVREKRKRK; encoded by the coding sequence ATGGCCGATCATTCGCCCGCCGAAGACGACTTTCCCGAACTGAATCCGGCTCTCGTCGAACGACTTTCCGGTATGAACGACGACGAGGCCGCCCAGCGCACCTCCGCTTTGCGCGCCGGCCTCAGCGATTACGACCTCGACGACGAAGACCTTGAGGTCTTGGATGCCGCGAGTGAAGACCCCGACGCCATCTACTACCTGCCGGCGCTGCCGGTGCTGGCCATTGTGGGGCGTCCCAACGTGGGAAAGTCTGCCCTCGTTAACCGGATTATTGGTCGTCGCGAAGCAGTTGTGGAGGACACCCCCGGTGTTACTCGCGACCGCGTGAACTACAAAGCGGAGTGGACGAACCGCCACTTCACTATCGTTGACACCGGCGGGTGGGAGCCCGACGCTAAGGGTATTGACGCTTCCGTTGCCGCTCAGGCGGAGATCGCGATCGACCTTGCCGACGCTGTGCTGTTCGTGGTGGATGCCACCGTTGGCCCCACCTCCACCGATGAGCATGTTGTGCGCATGCTGCGTGCCACCAAGAAGCCCGTGATTCTCGTTGCCAACAAGGTTGACGACATTCACCAGGAGTCGGATGCCGCAGCACTCTGGAGCCTCGGTCTCGGTCAGCCGTGGCCAGCCTCTGCCGTGCACGGTCGCGGTGTTGCTGATCTGCTCGACCATGTGCTCACCGTTCTCCCGGAGATCTCGACCGTTGCGAAAGAAGAAGTGGGCGGCCCACGCCGCGTCGCTATTCTTGGTCGCCCGAACGTTGGCAAGTCAAGCCTCCTGAACAAGACTGCCGGCGAAGAGCGCGTTGTTGTCAACGAGCTCGCGGGTACGACTCGTGATCCGGTTGATGAGCAGATTGAGCTGGGCGGAAAGTTTTGGCGCTTCGTTGACACCGCTGGTATTCGCCGCCGTGTTGCCCTTGCTCAGGGTGCCGACTTTTATGCCACGCTGCGCACGAGTGCCGCGTTGGAGAAGGCCGAAGTTGCTGTTGTCATTTTCGATGTCAGCCAGGCGCTCAGCGTCCAGGACCTAAAGATTGTGGACCTCGTGCTGGAGTCGGGCCGTGCGCTGGTGCTCGCATTCAACAAGTGGGATCTTCTCGATGACGAACGTCGCGACCTGCTGGAACGTGAAATCGATAAGGACCTTTCGCATGTGGCGTGGGCTCCTCGCGTAAACATTTCGGCGAAGACGGGTCGTCACATGGAGAAGCTGGTTCCGGCGTTGGAGTTGGCGTTGGAGTCGTGGGATACCCGCGTTCCGACCGGTAAGTTCAACGCGCTATTGGCAGAACTCACGCAGGAGCACCCTCACCCGCTTCGTGGTGGCAAGCAGCCGCGCATCCTCTTTGGTACGCAGGCATCGAGCCGCCCGCCAACGTTTGTGCTGTTCACGACCGGGTTCTTGGATCCCCAGTATCGTCGCTTCATTACGCGTCGCCTGCGGGAAATTTTTGGCTTTGAGGGAACACCGATTCAGGTCAACATGCGTGTGCGGGAAAAGCGCAAGCGCAAGTAG
- the thiM gene encoding hydroxyethylthiazole kinase, which yields MSRTPNHLLTATQEALEAVRSTASLTHCITNSVVVGFTANVLLAIGAAPAMVDIPEEAGLFAGVASGLLINLGSCSAEQQVAAGEAASAAGTAGTPWVLDPVAIGSLPVRTALAYQLRDLGPSIVRGNASEIMALAELGAGGRGVDSTNSVDDALAAAQSLARASGGAVAVSGATDVVTDGEIVVRLSNGHPVLTKVTGGGCALGALMAAFAAVTPDALTGAVAATSVYTVAAEIAAERSALPGSFAVALLDALSEVTVDDLSARAVIA from the coding sequence ATGTCGCGTACGCCGAACCATCTGCTCACTGCCACTCAAGAAGCGCTCGAGGCGGTGAGATCAACCGCGTCGCTCACGCACTGCATCACCAATAGTGTGGTCGTGGGCTTCACCGCCAATGTTCTGCTTGCCATCGGTGCGGCGCCGGCGATGGTGGATATTCCGGAGGAGGCGGGCCTGTTTGCGGGTGTCGCCTCGGGGTTGTTGATTAACCTCGGCTCGTGCAGCGCGGAACAGCAGGTGGCTGCTGGTGAAGCAGCATCTGCGGCAGGGACTGCGGGCACGCCCTGGGTGCTCGACCCTGTGGCGATCGGTTCTCTCCCCGTGCGTACAGCGCTCGCTTACCAGTTGCGAGACTTGGGGCCATCCATTGTGCGCGGCAATGCCTCCGAGATTATGGCGCTCGCTGAACTTGGTGCGGGTGGTCGCGGTGTCGACAGTACGAACAGTGTGGATGATGCGCTCGCGGCCGCTCAGAGTCTGGCCCGGGCATCCGGTGGCGCTGTTGCCGTCTCGGGAGCGACGGATGTGGTGACGGATGGTGAGATCGTGGTGCGGTTGTCGAACGGGCATCCGGTGCTCACGAAGGTAACGGGTGGTGGCTGTGCGCTGGGGGCGTTAATGGCGGCCTTTGCTGCGGTGACTCCCGACGCTCTGACGGGAGCTGTTGCCGCAACGAGTGTGTATACGGTGGCGGCAGAGATCGCGGCCGAGCGTTCGGCACTGCCGGGAAGTTTTGCGGTGGCTCTGCTCGATGCCCTGAGCGAAGTGACGGTCGATGACCTTTCGGCACGGGCGGTGATCGCATGA